One Streptosporangium sp. NBC_01495 DNA window includes the following coding sequences:
- a CDS encoding helix-turn-helix domain-containing protein — protein sequence MSDWKTTKGVESVTALKAFAHPLRIRLYYALRNARAATVSYLANSVEIPIAQASYHLRQLSRHGFIEPAPQYARDARERWWQLSSQRLRWDASTFLDEPEATSVATMIKNSTVREQYRLIQEFNENNEWDIGWLDAAYMVDAAVDLTRAEVAEMHKELMAVVERYTALSRLRAAGQPMPPEVERVMVIMHGFPVQRPDSTAEKGDGSASDSWAGNSPTGDKTAGGRS from the coding sequence ATGAGCGACTGGAAAACGACCAAGGGAGTCGAGAGCGTTACCGCCTTGAAGGCCTTCGCCCATCCGCTTCGCATTCGCCTTTATTACGCCCTCCGCAATGCGCGGGCGGCCACCGTGTCCTATTTGGCGAATTCGGTGGAGATCCCCATCGCTCAGGCCAGTTATCACCTGCGCCAGCTCAGCCGGCACGGCTTCATCGAGCCCGCTCCGCAGTACGCGCGGGACGCCCGCGAGCGCTGGTGGCAACTGAGCAGCCAGCGCCTCCGCTGGGACGCCTCGACCTTTCTGGACGAACCAGAAGCCACCAGTGTCGCGACGATGATCAAGAACAGCACGGTGCGGGAGCAGTACCGGCTCATTCAGGAGTTCAACGAAAACAACGAATGGGATATCGGCTGGCTCGACGCCGCGTACATGGTGGACGCCGCCGTCGACCTCACCCGCGCCGAAGTCGCCGAGATGCACAAGGAGCTGATGGCCGTGGTCGAGCGGTACACGGCCCTGTCCCGGCTGAGGGCCGCCGGCCAGCCCATGCCGCCCGAGGTGGAACGGGTGATGGTCATCATGCACGGGTTCCCCGTCCAGCGCCCGGACAGCACGGCCGAAAAGGGCGACGGATCAGCTAGTGACTCATGGGCCGGAAACAGTCCGACGGGCGACAAAACAGCTGGTGGCAGGTCATGA
- a CDS encoding MFS transporter, with amino-acid sequence MKPHPLRGRALFLLWLASFCTEATRWALLIALPLYALSITGSALVTSTVAVVGLLPSLLLTPLAGILADRWNRSRFMASLTIARALLLLPLLLVHNGDRLWIVYVVVAAEAGLTAMFESVKNAMVPSVVDEDQLVTANAAISLNSNLGRLVGSPVGGVVLAWAGLPGVVVASVAPLVVTVLLVLALPGAKIRTVRAEDPVVFWQGASAGLRLIRRSPALQAVAVVLGLLALAQGLFVILFLLFVTGPLGAGESEAGLLRGVQAVGGLLGGALTGYLARKLDVRRLTAFSLLAFGLVSLAIWNSPALTTAIWFYAGLFTLSGAPSVWVMAGWLSVAQQATPDELRGRVMSAMFALSDGLQALGLMLAGVLAGLLPMPVLLNGQAVVFFLAALLFWRMLAVPEPRLARSSDTSR; translated from the coding sequence ATGAAGCCCCATCCGTTACGCGGCCGGGCGCTCTTCCTGCTCTGGCTGGCGAGTTTCTGCACCGAGGCCACACGGTGGGCCCTGCTCATCGCCCTCCCCCTGTACGCGTTGTCGATCACCGGGTCGGCGCTCGTCACCTCCACGGTCGCCGTGGTCGGGCTGCTGCCGAGTCTGCTGCTCACCCCGCTGGCCGGCATCCTGGCCGACCGCTGGAACCGCTCCCGCTTCATGGCGAGCCTGACGATCGCCCGAGCGCTCCTGCTCCTCCCCCTGCTGCTCGTCCACAACGGCGACCGCCTCTGGATCGTCTATGTCGTCGTGGCCGCCGAAGCGGGGCTCACCGCGATGTTCGAGTCGGTGAAGAACGCCATGGTGCCGTCCGTGGTCGACGAGGATCAGCTCGTCACCGCGAACGCGGCCATCAGCCTCAACAGCAACCTGGGCCGCCTGGTCGGCAGCCCGGTCGGCGGGGTCGTCCTGGCCTGGGCGGGGCTGCCGGGGGTGGTCGTCGCGTCGGTCGCGCCGCTGGTCGTGACCGTGCTGCTGGTGCTCGCGCTGCCGGGCGCGAAGATCCGGACGGTCCGGGCGGAGGATCCGGTGGTGTTCTGGCAAGGTGCGTCGGCGGGGTTGCGGCTGATCCGGCGCAGCCCGGCGTTGCAGGCCGTCGCGGTGGTGCTGGGATTGCTGGCGCTCGCGCAAGGGCTGTTCGTGATCCTGTTCCTGCTGTTCGTCACCGGGCCGCTCGGCGCGGGTGAGTCGGAGGCGGGGCTGCTGCGCGGGGTGCAGGCGGTGGGCGGGCTGCTCGGTGGTGCGCTGACCGGATATCTGGCCCGAAAACTCGACGTGCGCCGTCTGACGGCCTTCAGCCTGCTCGCGTTCGGGCTGGTCAGCCTGGCCATCTGGAACTCCCCGGCGCTGACGACCGCGATCTGGTTCTACGCGGGGCTGTTCACACTGAGCGGGGCGCCCTCGGTCTGGGTGATGGCCGGGTGGCTGTCGGTGGCGCAGCAGGCGACCCCGGATGAGTTGCGCGGGCGAGTGATGAGCGCGATGTTCGCGCTGTCGGACGGGTTGCAGGCGCTCGGGCTGATGCTGGCGGGTGTGCTGGCGGGGCTGCTGCCGATGCCGGTGCTGCTCAACGGGCAGGCGGTGGTGTTCTTCCTGGCGGCGTTGCTGTTCTGGCGGATGCTGGCGGTGCCGGAGCCCCGGCTGGCACGCTCGTCGGATACAAGCCGGTGA
- a CDS encoding AMP-binding protein, with product MNSSARGRWSKPAGSDWALWPAPARHDNPEGAYLPPPPPFRGYLAWLGAQDRTRAQMRWRTELAGLQAPTILAEKAGRSPIAHADQEMTSAGLTQELTESLTARARECGVTVNSAVQAAWAVLLSHLAGQPDVVFGSTVSGRPADLPGASDMIGMLVNTVPVRVRLNAGDTFRQVAQEVQRQRLRLMEHDHLGLPDINRAIGLNGILFDTTVVLDNFPMSDYAFGAPEDGLSVGAVALRESSHYPVTLVAVPGKKIELRLHFRPDVFDPEQARDWVRRLAALLETLATEPETQVRDLTAPAAAERERLLAAWTGPPLAEPAGTCVHQAFTDQAARTPDATALIYQDQRISYAELDERSDRLAWRLTARGVRRGTWVGLHLERSPGLVTAILAVLKAGGAYLVLDPAFPDERLRQGLTGTGAPLVITDSALDAPGVEILGLDGDQEPVALAVTSPQDAACVMFTSGSMGRPKGVIAPHGAITATLAAGDFARFAPGDVVLQCSPTSWDAFAFELFGPLLTGGTCVLQPGPTPDLTAIVKLLAEHRVTTAHFSASLLNFLVDEHPHLLDGLTQLLTGGEAASVPHMRRITRDHPGLRLVNAYSPLECMMVSVWHPITAETPSAR from the coding sequence ATGAACTCATCGGCTCGTGGACGCTGGTCGAAACCTGCCGGCAGCGACTGGGCGCTCTGGCCAGCACCAGCCCGCCACGACAACCCGGAAGGAGCCTACCTGCCGCCCCCGCCGCCGTTCCGCGGCTACCTGGCCTGGCTGGGCGCCCAGGACCGCACGCGCGCCCAGATGCGCTGGCGCACCGAACTGGCGGGACTCCAAGCACCGACCATCCTGGCCGAGAAGGCCGGGCGGTCCCCAATCGCCCACGCCGACCAGGAGATGACGTCCGCCGGACTGACCCAGGAGCTGACCGAATCCCTCACCGCCCGCGCCCGCGAGTGCGGAGTCACCGTGAACTCCGCCGTGCAGGCTGCCTGGGCGGTACTGCTCAGCCACCTCGCCGGCCAGCCCGACGTCGTCTTCGGCAGCACGGTCAGCGGCCGGCCGGCGGACCTGCCGGGCGCGTCGGACATGATCGGCATGCTGGTCAACACCGTCCCCGTCCGGGTACGGCTGAACGCCGGCGACACCTTCCGGCAGGTAGCGCAGGAGGTCCAGCGGCAGCGCCTCCGGTTGATGGAGCACGACCACCTGGGCCTGCCCGACATCAACCGGGCGATCGGCCTGAACGGCATCCTGTTCGACACTACGGTCGTGCTGGACAACTTCCCGATGAGTGACTACGCCTTCGGCGCGCCCGAGGACGGGCTGAGCGTGGGCGCGGTCGCCCTGCGGGAGAGCTCGCACTATCCGGTCACGCTCGTCGCCGTACCAGGAAAGAAAATAGAACTGCGGCTGCACTTCCGGCCCGACGTCTTCGACCCCGAACAGGCCCGCGACTGGGTGCGGCGGCTGGCCGCCCTGCTCGAAACGCTCGCCACCGAACCCGAGACGCAGGTCCGCGACCTGACCGCCCCGGCGGCGGCCGAACGCGAACGCCTGCTGGCCGCCTGGACCGGGCCGCCGCTCGCCGAACCCGCCGGAACCTGCGTGCACCAGGCCTTCACCGACCAGGCGGCCCGCACCCCCGACGCCACCGCGCTGATCTACCAGGACCAGCGGATCAGCTACGCCGAACTCGACGAACGGTCCGACCGCCTGGCCTGGCGGCTGACCGCGCGCGGCGTGCGCCGGGGCACCTGGGTGGGCCTGCACCTGGAGCGCTCACCCGGACTCGTCACCGCGATCCTCGCGGTGCTGAAGGCGGGCGGCGCCTACCTGGTGCTGGATCCCGCCTTCCCCGACGAACGGCTCCGGCAAGGCCTGACCGGAACGGGCGCGCCCCTCGTGATCACCGACTCGGCGCTGGACGCGCCCGGCGTCGAGATTCTGGGCCTGGACGGTGACCAGGAGCCCGTCGCCCTGGCCGTGACGTCGCCCCAAGACGCCGCCTGCGTCATGTTCACCTCCGGCTCGATGGGCAGGCCCAAGGGCGTCATCGCGCCGCACGGCGCCATCACCGCCACCCTGGCCGCGGGCGATTTCGCGCGCTTCGCCCCGGGTGACGTCGTCCTGCAGTGCTCGCCGACCTCGTGGGATGCGTTCGCGTTCGAGCTGTTCGGGCCGCTGCTCACCGGCGGCACCTGCGTGCTCCAACCGGGGCCCACCCCCGACCTGACCGCGATCGTGAAGCTGCTGGCCGAGCACCGCGTCACCACCGCGCACTTCTCCGCGAGCCTGCTCAACTTCCTGGTCGACGAGCACCCCCACCTGCTCGACGGGCTGACCCAGCTCCTCACCGGCGGCGAGGCGGCGTCCGTCCCGCACATGCGGCGGATCACCCGCGACCATCCCGGGCTGCGGCTGGTCAACGCGTACTCGCCGCTGGAGTGCATGATGGTGTCGGTCTGGCACCCGATCACCGCCGAGACGCCGAGCGCGCGGTGA
- a CDS encoding DUF4132 domain-containing protein → MAGRAVDWTPADAWNLAERAGYWARQGHTRHEELYRIPLSAAHLLHPQQRRDLFGHLTDLGELQPLLESLLTEEGPAGAVRNVIGEADPFATMLAEEYGPRLAGMLPLLRHWATADTPAPGDGWLPAVCDLLTPEAIALVHELVTRLAAYRGGPFVCHHADISWSEDRFLKGRTVSVARGLIWTCEVIDEPWVPSLLADAAVTCGTGHDGPSSTCRSETVADGAVGVLARRGGPETVTPLALIQTRVRAASVQENVTRALDALADVAALTRDQFLDRTLPAADATPREVEQARTAARYRLEQALIHRREWTWREVGEHLLDHPVTGPDARALVWRIPGGPSGLPVRTVDGWELAGHRPEGPVALWHPADASAEEVGAWRERGLAQPFEQVLREVYAEEPDRVAGHVVRYDLTRTELIRHGWTGVSIGYWEHDCHEGQGEVVRDLADWQARWLLRVVEGMSDEGWDLDALCATNPMTFHRDGQEVPAASVPPLVRSEILREADLTVAAASAGPDAQHLVDYYDGYWH, encoded by the coding sequence GTGGCCGGGCGCGCCGTCGACTGGACGCCCGCCGACGCCTGGAACCTGGCCGAACGCGCCGGCTACTGGGCCCGCCAGGGCCACACCCGCCACGAGGAGCTCTATCGGATCCCGCTGTCGGCCGCCCACCTGCTCCATCCGCAACAGCGCCGCGACCTGTTCGGCCACCTGACGGACCTCGGAGAGCTCCAGCCGCTCCTGGAGAGCCTGCTCACCGAGGAGGGCCCAGCCGGTGCGGTCAGGAACGTGATCGGGGAGGCCGACCCCTTCGCCACGATGCTGGCCGAGGAGTACGGCCCCCGCCTGGCCGGAATGCTGCCGCTGCTGCGCCACTGGGCCACCGCCGACACACCGGCCCCAGGCGACGGCTGGTTGCCGGCCGTCTGCGACCTGCTCACCCCTGAGGCCATCGCCCTGGTCCACGAGCTGGTCACCCGCCTGGCCGCCTACCGGGGCGGCCCGTTCGTCTGCCACCACGCCGACATCAGCTGGAGCGAGGACCGCTTCCTGAAGGGCCGGACCGTCTCGGTGGCGCGCGGCCTGATCTGGACCTGCGAGGTCATTGACGAACCTTGGGTCCCGTCGCTGCTCGCCGACGCCGCCGTCACCTGCGGCACCGGCCACGATGGCCCCAGCTCCACCTGCCGCAGCGAGACCGTCGCCGACGGGGCCGTCGGCGTGCTGGCCCGCCGGGGCGGACCCGAGACAGTCACCCCACTGGCGCTCATTCAGACGCGGGTGCGGGCGGCGTCCGTACAGGAGAATGTCACTCGCGCGCTCGACGCGCTCGCCGACGTGGCCGCGCTGACCCGCGACCAGTTCCTCGACCGCACTCTGCCCGCCGCCGACGCCACGCCCAGAGAGGTCGAGCAGGCGCGCACGGCCGCGCGCTACCGCCTGGAACAGGCGCTCATCCACCGGCGCGAATGGACCTGGCGTGAGGTCGGCGAGCACCTCCTCGACCACCCCGTCACTGGCCCCGACGCCCGCGCCCTGGTGTGGCGGATCCCCGGCGGCCCCTCAGGCCTGCCAGTCAGAACCGTCGACGGCTGGGAACTGGCCGGGCACCGCCCCGAGGGCCCGGTCGCCTTGTGGCACCCGGCCGACGCAAGCGCCGAGGAGGTGGGCGCGTGGCGCGAGAGGGGTCTGGCGCAGCCGTTCGAACAAGTCCTCCGCGAGGTGTACGCGGAAGAGCCGGACCGCGTCGCCGGTCACGTCGTGCGCTACGACCTGACCCGGACGGAGCTGATCCGGCACGGCTGGACCGGCGTGTCGATCGGCTACTGGGAGCACGACTGTCACGAGGGGCAGGGCGAGGTGGTGCGCGACCTTGCGGACTGGCAGGCCCGCTGGCTCCTGCGCGTCGTCGAGGGCATGTCCGACGAGGGCTGGGACCTGGACGCGCTGTGCGCGACCAACCCGATGACCTTCCACCGCGACGGCCAGGAGGTGCCGGCGGCGTCGGTGCCGCCGCTGGTGCGGTCGGAGATCCTCCGAGAGGCCGACCTCACAGTCGCCGCCGCCTCGGCCGGCCCAGACGCCCAGCACCTGGTCGACTACTACGACGGATATTGGCACTAG
- a CDS encoding S1 family peptidase, producing MPTTVERVAEVWARQADASWSSGSGYLIAPRLLITSTHVLSATGRPEPGAEIKVRTASRTRLWSAACTWSSADPTVDVAVLEITDDDWADPPVAPVRWGRLASRRAEVVCQASGFPEVLAQPDGVRERDQAGGRVNPEAGAKQRRYHLQVLNPPKRRGAGSPWAGMSGAALFADDLLLGVVVADHQGYGGARLLATRAEALFAEPGFLDAITAPAVLEPADLARLFSPPADRRRPRSPAALLRADAEAVRWFTPRDNELARLVGWCSTDEIFDARLVFGAGGLGKTRLARQLVAHLRREGWVTGQVVAENAAALPEEPLSRLRACDRPLLLVVDYAETRPDVVRRLIENVGIDDGGAVRVLMLARSAGQWWQRLTAKSDLMEYALELAELHPLTALPTRTGARETAFREAVVDIAAQLHRVSGLQETRWPDLAAQVAPPDLGGPGYGSLMRLHLSALVGLLQAGPAPAAARSRTPHEKVLMVHENRYWRRTADTVGLAFLSDDTLRNTVTIATLFGASSKSQAVALLSHVLGLRDLGENELLVVHQWLSTLYPSQEGEWGPLEPDRLGEYLVGTHLREWPDLINEPLAAASPTQLHQAFHVLARASGDHPHVGRLLKEQVVGQLARYGPIALQVVIETEQPGYLISALEDGVAGASASDEATLVALAGSFPTGAPALNLLVEPLTRLAISVYGRLTGEGRTNWATPSWLEAPIPGRVRSYGTTEEVFP from the coding sequence ATGCCGACCACGGTCGAACGCGTCGCCGAAGTATGGGCTCGGCAGGCCGACGCGTCCTGGTCGTCCGGCTCCGGCTACCTGATCGCCCCGCGCCTGCTCATCACCTCCACGCACGTGCTGTCCGCGACGGGCCGGCCCGAACCTGGGGCCGAGATCAAGGTCAGGACCGCCAGCAGGACGCGCCTGTGGTCCGCCGCGTGCACCTGGTCGTCGGCCGACCCCACGGTGGACGTCGCTGTCCTGGAGATCACCGACGACGACTGGGCCGATCCCCCCGTCGCTCCCGTCCGCTGGGGACGCCTGGCCAGCCGCCGAGCCGAGGTGGTCTGCCAGGCCTCCGGCTTCCCCGAGGTGCTGGCCCAGCCGGACGGCGTGCGCGAGCGCGATCAGGCTGGCGGCCGAGTGAACCCGGAGGCGGGCGCCAAACAGCGCCGCTATCACCTCCAGGTGCTCAACCCGCCGAAGCGCAGAGGTGCCGGGTCGCCCTGGGCGGGGATGTCCGGCGCCGCGCTGTTCGCCGACGACTTGCTGCTCGGCGTGGTGGTCGCCGACCATCAAGGGTACGGCGGGGCCAGGCTGCTCGCCACGCGGGCCGAGGCCCTGTTCGCCGAGCCCGGTTTCCTCGACGCGATCACAGCGCCGGCGGTCCTCGAACCAGCCGATCTGGCCAGGTTGTTCTCCCCTCCGGCCGACCGGCGCCGCCCCCGCTCCCCCGCGGCGCTCCTGCGTGCCGACGCCGAGGCGGTGCGGTGGTTCACCCCGAGGGACAACGAGCTCGCCAGGCTCGTCGGCTGGTGCTCCACGGACGAGATCTTCGACGCCCGGCTCGTCTTCGGTGCCGGAGGGCTGGGCAAGACGCGGCTCGCGCGCCAGCTCGTCGCCCATCTGCGCCGCGAGGGCTGGGTGACCGGGCAGGTGGTGGCCGAGAACGCGGCAGCGCTGCCGGAGGAGCCCCTGAGCCGGTTGCGCGCGTGCGACCGGCCCCTGCTGCTCGTGGTCGACTACGCCGAAACACGGCCTGACGTCGTCCGCCGGTTGATTGAGAACGTCGGGATCGACGACGGCGGCGCCGTGCGCGTGCTGATGCTGGCGCGCTCGGCCGGGCAGTGGTGGCAGCGGCTGACCGCGAAGTCCGACCTGATGGAGTACGCCCTCGAACTCGCCGAACTCCACCCGCTCACCGCCCTGCCGACGCGGACGGGAGCGCGCGAGACGGCGTTCAGGGAGGCGGTGGTCGACATCGCCGCCCAGCTCCATCGGGTGTCTGGGCTGCAGGAGACGCGCTGGCCCGACCTGGCCGCCCAGGTGGCGCCTCCCGATCTCGGCGGCCCCGGCTATGGATCGTTGATGCGCCTTCATCTGAGCGCCCTGGTGGGGTTGCTGCAGGCGGGTCCCGCACCGGCCGCCGCGCGCAGCCGTACGCCGCACGAGAAGGTCCTCATGGTCCACGAGAACCGCTACTGGCGGCGTACGGCGGACACGGTGGGCCTCGCCTTCCTGTCGGACGACACGCTGCGCAACACGGTGACGATCGCTACCCTGTTTGGGGCATCGAGCAAGTCCCAGGCCGTGGCCCTGCTCAGCCACGTGCTCGGCCTACGCGATCTCGGAGAGAACGAGCTCCTCGTCGTCCACCAATGGCTGAGCACGCTCTATCCGTCCCAAGAAGGCGAGTGGGGCCCCCTGGAGCCGGACCGCCTGGGTGAGTACCTGGTAGGAACCCATCTGCGCGAGTGGCCCGACCTGATCAACGAACCGCTGGCCGCCGCCTCCCCCACCCAGCTCCACCAGGCCTTCCACGTGCTGGCCCGGGCAAGCGGCGACCACCCCCACGTCGGGCGGCTGCTCAAGGAGCAGGTGGTCGGGCAGCTGGCGAGATACGGTCCCATCGCCCTGCAGGTCGTCATCGAGACCGAGCAGCCCGGCTACCTGATCTCGGCGCTGGAGGACGGGGTGGCCGGAGCCTCCGCCTCGGACGAGGCCACGCTGGTCGCGCTGGCCGGTTCCTTCCCCACCGGCGCGCCCGCGCTTAACCTGCTGGTCGAGCCGCTGACCCGGCTGGCCATATCGGTGTACGGCAGGCTGACAGGTGAGGGCAGGACGAACTGGGCCACCCCGAGTTGGTTGGAGGCTCCGATACCTGGAAGGGTGAGGAGTTATGGCACCACCGAGGAAGTATTCCCCTGA
- a CDS encoding IS3 family transposase (programmed frameshift) produces MAPPRKYSPELRERAVRMVFELRAAGEGTGVLARVADQLGVHREALRTWVRQTEVDGGKRPGTSTSDAWRITELERENRELRRANEILKAASAYFRPGTRSQTSALVEFIDTHREQFGVEPICAVLEFAPSTYWAAKKRESNPSARAVRDEELKKEILKVWEGPGRGLYGARKVWGQLNRQGVTVARCTVERLMRELGLCGATWSRKRPRTTVPGADRPGDLLERNFTADRPDLRWVADITYVATVSGWVYTAFVQDLYSRRIVGWQVADHLGTDLALDALEMAIWARGDVVDNLVHHSDRGVQYTSIRYAERLDQVGAARSVGSKGDSYDNAAAESLNSLYKKELIEFQGDWKGVMDVTIATMEWVAWYNSERLHSYCGNVPPAEYEETFHRSTAGADLAIENQAI; encoded by the exons ATGGCACCACCGAGGAAGTATTCCCCTGAGCTGCGGGAACGAGCTGTCCGTATGGTTTTCGAGCTGCGTGCGGCCGGTGAGGGGACGGGCGTGCTGGCCCGGGTCGCAGACCAGCTCGGGGTGCACCGCGAGGCACTGCGGACTTGGGTGCGCCAGACCGAGGTCGATGGCGGGAAGCGTCCGGGGACATCGACTTCTGACGCCTGGCGGATCACCGAACTCGAGCGTGAGAATCGCGAGTTGCGGCGGGCGAACGAGATCCTGAAGGCCGCCTCGGCATATT TTCGCCCGGGAACTCGATCCCAGACTTCCGCGCTAGTCGAGTTCATCGATACCCATCGCGAACAGTTCGGTGTGGAGCCGATCTGTGCCGTGCTGGAGTTCGCGCCGTCCACGTACTGGGCGGCGAAGAAACGGGAGTCGAATCCGTCGGCTCGTGCGGTCCGGGACGAAGAGTTGAAAAAGGAGATCTTGAAAGTATGGGAAGGCCCCGGACGTGGCCTGTATGGGGCGCGGAAGGTGTGGGGCCAGCTCAACCGCCAGGGCGTCACGGTCGCCCGGTGCACGGTCGAGCGGCTGATGCGCGAGCTGGGCCTGTGCGGGGCGACCTGGTCCCGCAAACGGCCCCGAACTACCGTCCCCGGCGCCGATCGGCCCGGTGACCTGCTGGAACGCAACTTCACCGCAGATCGGCCGGACCTGCGATGGGTCGCGGACATCACCTACGTCGCCACCGTCTCCGGCTGGGTGTACACCGCGTTCGTCCAGGACCTGTACTCCCGTCGGATCGTCGGCTGGCAGGTCGCCGACCACCTGGGCACCGATCTGGCACTCGACGCCCTGGAAATGGCGATCTGGGCGCGTGGCGACGTCGTCGATAACCTTGTCCACCATTCTGATAGAGGTGTTCAATACACTTCCATCCGCTACGCCGAACGGCTCGACCAGGTCGGTGCGGCTCGTTCTGTGGGCAGCAAGGGCGACTCGTATGACAATGCCGCTGCGGAGTCGCTCAACAGTCTCTACAAGAAGGAGCTAATCGAGTTCCAGGGCGACTGGAAAGGCGTCATGGATGTGACGATTGCCACCATGGAATGGGTTGCTTGGTATAATTCCGAAAGGCTACATTCTTACTGCGGGAACGTTCCTCCGGCCGAGTACGAGGAGACGTTCCACCGATCAACCGCCGGCGCCGACCTGGCGATCGAGAACCAAGCGATCTAG